The Apium graveolens cultivar Ventura chromosome 6, ASM990537v1, whole genome shotgun sequence genome contains a region encoding:
- the LOC141667220 gene encoding uncharacterized protein At1g01500-like → MVSFTEMENSYETLSNGKSRDPSLQIIRHPSYQSCSKLSLPWLDVKVFYVRISNFLVDESTPESLNVNHIPLSPDTILEVNGARCKIHSEGISCVLRRDRVDKKAEEATFVSTANVRLTGSVKFEVSDRDNLVLSGILEMSNKNGLSGESKNNVRIWSMNCEPVMSACTGFLKGKQISGSESLPPTIEVYVAGSFSGTPVILTKTIQLSLRKKHIRNGMLGTIPEYDTGGNQEHTSELDQQTVEYRNYKMATEEDYSNNGSSLYWRHGEEYMEGEDGELSWFNAGVRVGVGLGLGICLGVGIGVGLLVRTYQTTSRTFKRRLL, encoded by the exons ATG GTAAGCTTTACAGAGATGGAGAATTCTTACGAAACATTGAGTAATGGCAAATCAAGAGATCCGAGTCTTCAGATAATTAGGCACCCTTCTTACCAGTCTTGCAGTAAATTGTCATTGCCTTGGCTTGATGTAAAAGTATTTTATGTTAGGATTAGTAATTTCTTGGTGGATGAATCGACACCGGAGTCTCTAAATGTCAATCATATTCCGCTAAGTCCTGATACTATTCTTGAAGTGAATGGTGCAAGATGTAAAATTCACTCGGAAGGTATTTCGTGTGTTCTTAGAAGGGACCGGGTAGATAAGAAAGCCGAAGAAGCTACATTTGTGAGTACAGCTAATGTAAGGCTCACTGGAAGTGTGAAATTTGAGGTTTCTGATAGAGATAATTTAGTCTTGTCTGGGATTCTTGAGATGTCAAATAAAAATGGTCTGAGTGGGGAGTCGAAAAACAATGTCAGAATATGGAGCATGAATTGTGAGCCAGTGATGAGTGCGTGCACTGGCTTTTTGAAGGGGAAACAAATCTCGGGTTCTGAATCACTGCCACCAACCATCGAAGTCTATGTAGCAGGTTCCTTTTCCGGAACACCAGTCATCTTAACGAAGACTATACAGCTTTCTTTAAGAAAAAAACATATAAGGAACGGAATGCTAGGTACAATTCCAGAGTATGACACAGGTGGAAATCAGGAACACACATCTGAGCTTGATCAGCAG ACAGTAGAATACAGAAATTACAAAATGGCAACGGAGGAAGACTACAGCAATAACGGCAGCAGTTTGTACTGGAGACATGGAGAGGAATATATGGAAGGCGAAGATGGAGAACTCTCATGGTTTAATGCAGGTGTGAGGGTTGGTGTTGGTCTAGGACTTGGCATTTGTCTTGGAGTCGGAATTGGAGTAGGTTTATTGGTTCGTACATACCAAACTACCTCGCGTACCTTCAAGAGGCGTCTTCTCTGA